One genomic segment of Musa acuminata AAA Group cultivar baxijiao chromosome BXJ3-3, Cavendish_Baxijiao_AAA, whole genome shotgun sequence includes these proteins:
- the LOC135633559 gene encoding KH domain-containing protein HEN4-like isoform X3, which translates to MDERRTYGKNKSGSFRKRTYDQFDNGKRKKHNSGRDHGSTTTKPIDTIYRILCPVKKIGSVLGKGGDIVNTLRDETHAKIRVADAIPGAEERVIIIFSYLSQSEKNDSDQDLDDSDGNELEDMQPHCPAQDALLKIHDRIAADEILRGGVVQSKTEPDDVVTARILVPKNQVGCLLGKGGTIIQQLRSETGANIRVLPSDHLPPCAMDSDELVQVSGVPSIVKKALYRISTLLHQHPHKENPPLEDLIYASTQGSYHSEPSVPPPLPQGNRVWSQYHSDAHVPPTIPRFSRYLDEPSGYPPSNYGRSNFGNDGETVEEFSIRILCATVKIGGVIGKGGVNVRQLEQQTGAHIQVEDTAPEAEERVISISCKEVPWDTISPTIEAVLQLQSRTSASSENGVITTRLLVPSSKVGCILGQGGNIITEMRRRTKADIRVYSKDDKPKYTSANEELVQISGTRDVARDALAEIASRLRARTFRGGNAAVNPAPSAPFHGIPPLESRSDRGVPSYGNAALDYAPPSHFRGYTPESFSAREIPTSSMVGPGKSVGYSYPKGYDLQGYGQAHEAQYYSTPSAAPGFSHLSRYSNFNSSMDVKIPNSAVAPVIGADGSNISDIHQVGGRLKLHDPPFGAPERVDMHGSSDQLKVGHGPLPSYMTSGGQSFPPSQVLRPY; encoded by the exons ATGGATGAAAGAAGGACATATGGGAAGAACAAATCCGGAAGTTTTAGAAAACGAACTTATGACCAATTTGATAATGGGAAAAGGAAGAAGCATAATTCTGGTCGTGATCATggttctactaccactaaacctaTTGATACTATTTATCGCATCCTTTGTCCTGTAAAGAAGATTGGTAGCGTTCTTGGGAAAGGAGGTGACATAGTTAATACCCTGAGAGATGAAACCCATGCAAAGATAAGGGTTGCAGATGCTATTCCTGGGGCAGAGGAAAGGGTAATTATCATATTTAGTTACCTGTCACAATCTGAAAAAAATGATTCCGATCAGGATTTGGACGATAGTGATGGAAATGAGCTAGAGGATATGCAGCCCCATTGTCCTGCCCAGGATGCTTTACTTAAGATCCATGATAGGATTGCTGCAGATGAGATTCTACGTGGTGGTGTGGTACAATCAAAGACTGAACCCGATGATGTTGTTACTGCTCGAATTTTGGTCCCAAAAAATCAAGTTGGATGTCTCCTTGGCAAGGGTGGAACAATTATTCAGCAACTGCGAAGTGAGACCGGTGCAAATATACGTGTATTGCCTTCAGATCACCTTCCACCTTGTGCTATGGACAGTGATGAACTAGTACAG GTATCAGGAGTGCCATCTATTGTGAAGAAGGCTTTATACAGAATTTCAACCTTGCTGCATCAGCATCCCCACAAGGAAAATCCTCCTCTAGAAGATCTTATATATGCCAGTACCCAAGGTTCATATCACTCTGAACCTTCCGTACCTCCCCCATTGCCTCAGGGAAATCGAGTGTGGTCCCAATATCACTCTGATGCCCATGTTCCACCAACAATACCACGGTTCAGTAGGTACCTAGATGAGCCATCTGGGTATCCTCCTAGTAATTATGGCAGAAGCAATTTTGGAAATGATGGTGAAACTGTAGAAGAATTTTCCATTAGAATTTTATGTGCTACAGTGAAGATCGGTGGGGTGATTGGCAAGGGTGGGGTCAATGTCAGACAATTAGAGCAACAGACAGGTGCTCACATTCAAGTTGAGGACACTGCTCCTGAGGCTGAGGAACGTGTGATTAGTATTTCATGTAAGGAG GTTCCTTGGGATACAATTTCTCCAACAATTGAAGCTGTTCTTCAACTTCAAAGCAGAACAAGTGCAAGCTCTGAAAATGGTGTTATCACAACACGATTGCTTGTTCCATCTAGTAAAGTTGGTTGCATTCTTGGACAAGGTGGCAACATAATAACAGAAATGAGAAGGCGAACTAAAGCAGATATTCGTGTTTACTCCAAGGATGACAAGCCAAAATATACATCTGCGAATGAAGAACTAGTGCAG ATTTCTGGAACTCGAGATGTTGCACGGGACGCACTTGCAGAGATTGCTTCTAGGCTCAGAGCAAGGACTTTCCGAGGCGGGAATGCTGCTGTTAATCCTGCACCTAGTGCACCTTTTCATGGAATTCCTCCTTTAGAAAGCAGGTCTGACCGAGGTGTACCATCATATGGAAATGCTGCGTTAGATTATGCACCACCGAGCCATTTTCGTGGTTACACTCCTGAAAGCTTTTCTGCTCGAGAAATACCAACATCTAGCATGGTTGGACCTGGGAAATCTGTCGGTTACAGTTACCCAAAG GGTTATGATCTGCAGGGTTATGGACAGGCACACGAAGCTCAATACTATTCTACACCATCAGCTGCTCCTGG TTTCTCTCATTTGTCCAGGTACTCTAATTTTAACAGTTCTATGGACGTCAAGATTCCTAATAGTGCAGTGGCACCCGTTATTGGAGCTGATGGTAGCAATATTTCTGATATACATCAG